The Chloroflexota bacterium genome contains a region encoding:
- a CDS encoding HAD family hydrolase gives MLTPILLFDLGDTLVQYYQREEFPPILQEAIQRAKGVAQRAGFKAPSELEIARRVKEESHEARNYRVRPLEKRLIRIFGLPPRDLSEEFLLDLCRAFLGPIFSVAKIYSDTLPTLNSYRAEGYRIGILSNLPWGAPASLWQEEVNRHGILELCEVAIFCSQVGWRKPARPIFRSALEQFSCLPHECLFIGDNPHWDIMGARRAGMSAVLIDRRKNTSDSIESLWSLSTVVSQWKKAHFT, from the coding sequence GTGTTGACTCCGATCCTATTGTTTGACCTGGGCGATACGCTGGTTCAGTACTATCAGCGTGAAGAATTTCCTCCCATTCTCCAAGAGGCTATCCAGCGAGCCAAAGGGGTAGCTCAACGAGCGGGCTTCAAGGCTCCATCCGAGTTGGAAATTGCTCGGCGAGTGAAAGAGGAGAGCCATGAAGCCCGTAACTACCGTGTTCGCCCTCTGGAGAAGAGACTCATCCGTATCTTCGGACTTCCGCCGAGGGATTTGTCTGAGGAGTTTTTACTAGATCTGTGCCGTGCTTTTCTCGGTCCCATCTTCTCTGTGGCCAAGATCTACTCAGATACTCTACCGACGCTGAATTCTTACCGTGCAGAAGGGTATCGAATAGGGATTTTGTCAAATTTACCTTGGGGAGCCCCTGCAAGCCTCTGGCAAGAGGAAGTAAACCGTCACGGTATATTGGAGTTGTGTGAGGTAGCTATCTTCTGTAGTCAAGTTGGGTGGAGGAAGCCGGCGCGTCCTATATTTCGCTCCGCGTTGGAGCAATTTTCCTGCCTTCCCCACGAATGTCTGTTCATTGGAGACAATCCACATTGGGATATCATGGGGGCGCGTCGTGCCGGGATGAGTGCGGTGCTCATAGATCGCCGGAAGAATACCAGTGATAGCATTGAATCTTTATGGAGTCTGAGTACTGTCGTGTCACAGTGGAAGAAAGCGCACTTCACATAA